cagtttaacacacacacacacacacacacacgcgcgcgcacgcacgcacgcacgcacacgcacacacacacacacacacagacgcacaagcacacacgcacacacacacacgcacacacacaccacatacaccacacgggcacacacacacacacacacaagcacacacacacacgcacacgcacacacacacacacacacacaagcacacacacacacacacacacacacgcgcacacacacacgcacacacacacacactgcaggggtgCGGACTCACCCTGAGatcctctctgcctccatgTCGAAGATGGCGGCGCGTGGCAGTGCGCTGGGGTCGTCGCCGGTGTCGTCATCGTCGAAGTCGGAGGTGTTGAGGAAGTCGAAGCTCTCCAGGGCGCTCTCCACCGTCAGACTCAGACTGGACGAGCGGCTCCGCTGGGCAGGCAGCCGACactgaggagggaggagagggttacacactagggatgggcattcgattcaattgtcttaatcgatcgtcgggagaattaatgatcgattttcgattaatcattaatatttttatattaaaattcactatttataggctatattaaaatgcagtgaaaatagaaaaaaacacagcgtgtttcctcattgagatctttattaccagatggacaactcttgtggcagttaaacgggatctgttcaatggttacacttgaaaatatgcgctgctgtactcttaagcagcggagccgacagctagaagccggtgctcataaacacaactgaccctcgttttttttttctctctaactaattaatctcacattttgaatttcattaatctagattcatcccgattaaaagtttgtttttcttctaaagactaaatcttataaattaacgagtaatcacttcagacagcgtgtattttagacactgttgtttaattgtatttttttcgtgctctctcgccgtcatacaagaaatgtatgcgagacacaatggtgtcTCGGTATggtattttcctagagaagtcgtggcgtgtgggttggcgaccatctaacttGGGACTTCTTTCTGttgggtgctttgcattaaggtgataacttaaagacgagctgcttctgtgatagctacattcagcttgacaaatgctacatacaactttagttttgtcgattgttccgtcattttgcctcttaaatagaaactttccgcccaacaatccctcagctctctccatcttcaactaccgtctcggtctctcctatctaactgactgcagacacacggcggtttcgtgccatgggtcaacacACCCCCTCACCTTGAGcaggtaccccccccccccctcaccttgagcaggtcccccccccctcaccttgaCCAggtccccccccctcaccttgaGCAGGTCCTCCAGCCTCATCGCCTCCTGCTCCAGGTCCTGGAGCTCCCTGCAGCGCTGGGGGATGTTCTCTAGCCTCAGCAGCAGGCTCTGGATGGCCTCCTCCAGGCTGCTCTCCAGGAAGGCCCTGCTGCCCTCGCCCGCCCAGCTCAGGGCCGCCCCGGCCCCCGTGCCCTCGCCCGCCCAGCTGAGGGCCCCCGCCCCGGCGTTGGGCAGCACGTCCGTCGACGTCAGCCTCCGCACCAGCTGCCGCGTCAGGCTGCCCTCCTCCTCGTCCAGCTCCACCGGCTTCAGCTCCGACGACTCGTTGGGAACACCGGGAATGTCGGGAATGCCGGGAATGCCCTGCTCCAGGAAGAGCACGTCCTCGGGGCCGACGGCGGAGAGCTGGGAGTcggagcagagggagggggcggAGGAGCGCGGGTGACCACCGCTGGTGGTGCCACGCTCCCACTCCGAGTCCGCctcgctggcacacacactcacactcgcactcatgctcgactcctcctcctcctcctcctcctcctcctccccttcttcctcctcctccttctgctgctCCGCCTcaacactctcctcctccttttcttcttcctcctccttttcctcttcctcttcctccaggggtaggggagggggagggtctGTCTCAGGAGGCGTGACTGTGATCTCAgggtttgattggctgctggagtTGGGGGCTGGGTTGGAGATGGGCGTGTCCGAGAAGGTGAATGACAGGCGCTTGCACTCGGCAACTCCGCAGCCGCCGTTTTCAAAGACGTCATCCGGCAGGGTggactgtagacacacacacacacaaagacacacacacacacagacacacacacacagacacacacagacacacacacacacacacacacacatcagattgAACGTTTATAAACTCATAGGGTCTTTGGACACCTTGGGGGGGGATCCAAGGCACATGGGCCTCAGCTCAGAACCAAATCACAGCAACCCAGAAGCAGAGGGAGGAAGCAcatgtgccaacacacacacacacacagacacacacacacacacagagagagcagagaccacacaacacacacacacacagagcaggtgccacacaacacacacacacagagcagagaccacacaacacacacacacacagcaaacatagAGCAgagaccacacaacacacacacacagagcagagaccacacacacacacacacacactcacgtatacTTCCAGACTGGACTTAGGGCGCGGCCGCAGCGAGGCCAGGTCCCCAAAGGAGCGAGAGCGGCGCAGTCTCTCCAGCAGAGAGTCTCTGAGGGCCAGCAGGAAGGACACGCGAGGCCCCTCACGAGGATGAGGCTgccacctctacacacacacacacacacacacacacgcacacacacacacacgcacacacacacacacacacacacacacacgcacacacacacacacacacacgcacacacacacacacgcacgcacacacacacacacacacacacacacacgcacgcacacacacagacacgcacacgcgcacgcgcacgcgcacacgcacacgcacgcacacgcacacgcacacgcacacgcacacgcacacgcacacacacaagcacacacgcacgcacaaagacaaacacacgcacgcacacacaaagacaaaacacacgcacgcacgcgcacacacacacgcgcacgcaatcacgcacgtacacacacgcgcgcacacacgcacaaacacgcacacacacagacaaacacactcgcagacacacacagatacacacacacacacacacacacacacacacacacacacagcagggggtGGCAGGGTATTGGGGAAGGCTGTTAGTAAACGTTAGTCAGGTGCAGGCGGAGGCCTCTggtacaaacacaacacaccaggACAAGCCAACATGTTGGGACAAGACAGGCTGGGCTGCACACAGGAGAGGGTCGGGGgtcggggtcagaggtcacacaaGAGAGGGTCAGGGGAGCCGGCATCATAgttcaaaagcacacacacacagccagacaaagACTGCCATTAACACAGAGCTCCGTAACAATACACACGATATTCTACACAAAGCTTCAGCATCGGGCTTTACATGTGACACAATACTATGTGTGCAAAACTATAGAACTCTAACACTAACCTTTGCCCCCATATCAGCATGATGGGCCCAGGACTCTGAAGCCAAAACTGCTACATTCACATCTAACTATCCATTCAACTCCCATTTAACTCAATTTCACTCCATTCAACTCCCATTCAACTCCCATTCAACTCCATTAAATTCAACTCCATTAAATTCAACTCCATTTCAACTCCCTTCAACTCAATTTAACTCCATTCAACTCCATTCAACTCCATTCAACTCCATTCAACTCCATTCAACTCCATTCAACTCCATTCAACTCCATTCAACTCCATTCAACTCCATTCAACTCAATTTCACTCAAATGGAGGGAAATTGAGTGAAATTAACTCCATTCAACTCCTTTCAACTCCATTCAACTCCATTCAACTCCATTCAACTCCATTCAACTCCATTCAACTCCATTCAAACTCCATTTCAACTCCATTCAACTCCATTAACAGCGGCACTCGGGGCTCCAGACACCCAGCCCAGCCCTCCTGCCCTGCCCAGGGACGGGCGCTTGCTGTGGGGGACTTACGAAAAAGGAGGTGTCCTGGAAGGTGGGCGTCTCGGGGGTCCCCTGGCTGTAGACGGACACTCGCCTCTGCAGGGCGGCGGCCTTGCTGACGTTCCCCGAGGACAGCGTCAGGTCCTCCACGTCGAACGGGctggggacagagggacagtgagaCACGAGAGGACAGACCTGAGACCTGAGACTAGAATACTCTGGCTAGGGGTTAGACAGAGATCtgagacggacacacacacacacacacacacacacacacacacacacacacacacaggttgcatTCTGATGTGGGTAGTTGCTGGTAAAGATAACATGTTGTTCCATGACGCACCAATAGATGGCAGCACTTGACTTGATTGGCATCACTGAGCATGAACAGCCACAGACATATATAACATGAGTTCACaacatctatatatgtctatgtgaacAGCCACACACTAAGGCTAATGTGAGCAGGAAGAAGGAAAcgcttttgtttctctctgctgtgttcACTGTTCCTCAGTAATCTCTATGGTAGATCTGTTACACTGCTGTTCTGTTCCATGGTGTTCACTGTTCCTCAGTAATATCTATGGTGGACTAGATCTGTTACACTGCTGTTCTGTTCCATGGTGTTCACTGTTCTCCAGTAATGTCTATGGTGGACTAGATCTGTTATCAGTTGTGCTGAGAGGCTGATGCATCCCACCCTAACCATCCTGTAGTTGTGACTCAATACCACCTAATGcactttaattaattaattaaattatttaATACTGTTGCTCCTCATGACTCGGTGGGGGGGTgggacacatgacacacacacacacacacacacacacacacacacacacacacagacacacacacacacacacagggggggggtgggacaCATGACGCACTCAacagcctggacacacacacacacacacacacacacacacacacacacagggggggtgtgggggggtgggactGTAATACTCACTACCAGGTGACCTCCAGGTTGAGTTTGATGGTGCCCAGGTCGTTGACGTCCACGGCGACCACCTGTGGCATGGCGGTGAAGAGGTCCTTGGTCTCGCAGATCACGCTGCCCACCAGCACGTGCGTGGCCAGACCCTTCAGCTCCGTCACCTGGGGGGGGAGAACCACAGAGGTATACTGTGTGCTGATTGGTCCATGACACGTGACATGACTATACTGTGTGCTGATTGGCCCATGACGTGTGACATGACTATACTGTGTGCTGATTGGTCCATGATGTGTGACATGACAATATACTGTGTGCTGATTGGTCCATGACACGTGACATGACTATACAGTGTGCTGATTGGTCCATGACGTGTGACATGACTATAGAGAGTGCTGATTGGCCCATGACGTGTGACATGACTATATACAGTGTGCTGATTGGTCCATGACGTGTGACATGACTATACTGTGTGCTGATTGGTCCATGACGTGTGACATGACTATAGAGAGTGCTGATTGGCCCGTGACAAACACATATTGCTCATCTTTACATTGAacttgagactgtgtgtgaattCTTCTATGAAGTGCTTATTTCAGTGTGTGGTTGCACAAGACaccagaggatgaggaggaagaggaggaggaggatgaggaggaggaggaggaggaggaggagggggatgaggaggaggaggaggagtagtgggtatgaggaggaagagggggatgaggaggatgaggaggaggaggaggaggagggggatgaggaggaggaggaagaggaggaggaggatgaggaggaggaggagggagatgaggtggaggagggggatgaggaagaggaggatgaggaggaggaggaggaagaggaggaggaggaagaggaggagagagggagcaggaggagagagagggagcaggaggaggaagaggatgaggaggatgaggaagaggaggagaggaggaggaggatgagggggatgaggaggaggatgatgatgatgatgatgatgatgatgaggaggaggaggaggaagagggggatgaggaggggaggaggaggaggaggaggaggaggatgaggaggaggaggaggaggaggaggaggaagagggggatgaggagggggaggaggaggaggaggaggaggaggggagacacAGCACCTTGATGGAGATGAGGTCCGTGACGAGGGGCATGAAGATCATCTCCTCTCCGTCCCAGCTCTGCCGGGAGTTAGCCTCGATACGCCCCTTTAGCTTCCAGCGCTGACGGCCGTACCGCATGAAgatctgagagagggagagagagagggagagaggaagagaaggagggagagagagagagagggagagggagagggagagagagggagaaagagggagagagagagaggtttaataCTCTTTTATTTCACATGCTTACACCAATACAActacaacattacacacaagacaggagaggagaggagatttcACATGAATAAATAGTATCCAGGCATGTGGCCGTAaagatctgagagagagagagagagagagagagggagggagggagagggagagagagagagaggagagagagggagagagggagagagagggagagggagagggagaggaagggagggagagagagagggagagagggagagcgagggagagggagggagggagggagagagagagggagaggaagggagggagagagagagggagagagagggagaggaagggagggagagagagagaggagagagagggagagagggagagcgagagggagagagagagggagagggagggagagagggagagagagagggagggagagggggattgaataagagagggggataaaatgagggatgggggatggagaaagataaagagggggaaggtggaaaaagagagatagagacagatggagagagagagagagagagagagagatgggaaaagagagagggagggagggatggattaAACCGTGAAGCTAACATTAGCGTGATAATATGCTCACTAATCAATTCGCCAGCGGCATTCTAACAGcgcagccaatcacaggcagCGCTCTGGGAcaccgagtgtgtgtgagtcagtcagtgtgtgtttttaaacggCCCGGGATTCTGCTGTGAAGTGTGTGCTTTTGGCCGGTGatggagcagagtgtgtgtgtgtgtgtgtgtgtgtgtgtgtgtgtatgtgtgtgtgtgtgtgtgtctgcgtgtgtctgcgtgtgtgtgtctgcgtgtgtctgtgtgcgtgtgtgtgggtgcatgtgtgtgtgtgtgtgtgtgtgtgtgtgtgtgtgtgtgtgtgtgcatatttgcgtgtgtgtgtgtgtgtgtgtgtgtgtgtgtgtgtgtgtgtgtgtgtgtgttttaaaaggcCAATGATAGCGCCATGAGGTGCTTGTGAGTTCAGCATCACTGCCACCTGGGTTGCTAGTAGAAACatgattacgtgtgtgtgtgtgtgtgtgtgtgtgtgtgtgtgcgtgtggtgtgtgtgtgtatgtgtgcgtgtggtgtgtgtgtgtaaacagcacAAGATCTCCTCTaacctggagaggagaggagaggagaggacagcacTCCAGACACACTACAGAGAGAACAAGTGACAGGAAGGACAgatgaggaagagatagagagagagagagagagagaggtagaaggagagaaagagaggtagaatgagagagagaggtagaaggagagagaggtagaaggagagagagagagaggtagaaggagagagagagagagagaggtagaaggagagagagagagagagagagagagagagatagagaggtagaaggagagagagaggtagaaggagagagatagagagaaagagagagaggaaaagagagagagggaaagagagagagagaggtagaaggagagagagatagagagaaagagagagagagagagagagagagagggagagagagagagagagagagagggaaagagagagagagagagagagagagggaggcagaggtagagagagggagagagagagagggaggcagagagagagaggtagagagagagagagagggagatagggaggcagagagagagagagagagagagagggggagagagggggagagagagagagagagagagagagagagagggagagataacagACAGTGATGCGAGGGCTGGGTAGCAGGTGAGGGGCCCCATGTGTGGAGTGTTCAGCTCATTCACCTGATACTGAGTtccatgagggagagagagagagagagagagagagagagagaggggtgagagagagagagagagagaggtagagagagagagcgaaagaaagggagagagagagagagagagagagttcaggtCACTTACCTCGTACTGATCCCCTGGACAGAGACGAGCAAACCCAGCCAGACCtggagagagcagggggggggggggtcagttaCTCAACCACTCAACTAATTACTCAGGGTTTACTCAACTAATTACTCAGGGTTTACACAACAATTACTCAACTATTTACTCAGCGTTTACACAACAATTACTCAGGGTTTACACAACTAATTACACAACTAATTACTCAGCGTTTACACAACAATTACTCAGCATTTACACAACAATTACTCAGGGTTTACACAACAATTACTCAACTAATTACTCAGGGTTTACTCAACTAATTACTCAGGGTTTACACAACAATTACTCAACTAATTACTCAGGGTTTACTCAACTAATTACACAACTAATTACTCAGCGTTTACACAACAATTACTCAGCATTTACACAACAATTACTCAGGGTTTACACAACAATTACTCAACTAATTACTCAGGGTTTACTCAACTAATTACTCAGGGTTTACACAACTAATTACTCAACTAATTACTCAGGGTTTACTCAACTAATTACACAACTAATTACTCAGCGTTTACACAACAATTACTCAGCGTTTACACAACAATTACTCAGGGTTTACACAACAATTACTCAACTAATTACTCAGGGTTTACACGACAATTACTCAGGGTTTACACAACAATTACTCAACTAATTACTCAGCGTTTACACAACATTTACTCAGCGTTTACACAACAATTACTCAGGGTTTACACAACAATTACTCAACTAATTACTCAGCGTTTACACAACAATTACTCAGCGTTTACACAACAATTACTCAGGGTTTACACAACAATTACTCAACTAATTACTCAGCGTTTACACAACAATTACTCAGGGTTTACACAACAATTACACAACTAATTACTCAGCGTTTACACAACAATTACTCAACTAATTACTCAGGGTTTACACGACAATTACTTAGGGTTTACACAACAATTACTCAACTAATTACTCAGGGTTTACACAACAATAACTCAGGGTTTACTCAGGACTAGAGATATGACAACTCCTAAATAtgggatccttaataaacataaacataaacataaactacACCTCCGGACAACAGAGCAACAATACAGGCAGCCTGTAGggaggcgagtgtgtgtgtgtgtgtatgaaactgacaagaatgaaagtgtgtgtttcctctgcaTCCTTCACTtatccagatacacacacagtgtgtgtttgtgtttctatagACTCCTGCTGAAcagaggcactgtgtgtgtgtgtgtgtgtgtgtgtgtgtgtgtgtgtgtgtgtgtgtgtgtgtgttacctctcaTCTTGATGTGAAACTCCCCCAGCAGATTCTCCAGTTCCCCCTCAAACGTGCTCATGTTctgcagaggagaaagaggaactCTGAGATGAGGAGCTGTTCCTCatacacgcagaaacacacacacacacacacacacacacagacacacacacacacacacacacacacacacactgagtagtACAGCTGTAGATGTGTACACAgcatgacaggagaggagagaacaaggagaggaggaagaggagaggaggaagaggtgaggaggaagaggagaggaggaagaggagaggaagagaacaagaaagaagagaggagagaaggagaaagtgcgtgcgtgcgtgcgtgtgtgtgtgtgtacctctgtgtaCTCTTTGTATCTGCGGTTGACCTCTGCCAGACTCTCTCTGGTGCTCTTGCTGGAGGGCGATGAGGTGAAGGCCTGCTTCATCCTACTGGCTCCGTCACGCAGACGCCTCTGGATACAGAAGCCCTCATACAGCTCGTCGAcctggggaacacacacacacacacacacacacacacacacacagggttaaatacacacactttcacatctAGACAGAGGGTTTAACGTACACACTAATATACAaactaatatatacacacacacacacacacacacacacacacacacacacacacacacacacacacacacacacacagggttaaatacacacacacacagggttaaatacacacactttcacacccaGACAGAGGGTTTAACGTACACACTTTCATACAAACTAatatacacacggacacacacacggacacacacacacagacacacacacacagacacacacgttcacatgaGGACAATGTGGTGCTCACACTGACTGTGTTGTGCACGCGGGCTGACTTTCCCTCGCAAATTAACTATGCTAATCTCACCaactgaggagagagggaggggaggcgtgtgtgtgtgtgtgtgtgtgtgtgtgtgtgtgtgtgtgtgtgtgtgtgtgtgtgtgttggcgggggggtagagaaagagaaaattggGATGGGTAAGAGAGCCGAAAGAGAGTGAGCCAATGAGGGTaaaatgagagggaggaagagagagaaagagggagagagagggagagagagggagagggggggggggggggaagagggaaagagtgagagagggagagagaaagagggagagaaagaaagagtgaaagagggagagggagggggacagagagagagggggagggagggggggaagagggaggggtgggggagagggagatgccTCCTTTGTGTGACTGAAACACACAATAACCACAGGAACAGCAGCAgatccagaacacacacacacacacacacacactcacacagacacacacacacacagacacacacaatgagaaagCGAtgtgtgaggaaagagagatgggatgaCATCATAAATGAGTGATGCAGCAGAACATCATCTCAGATAATTCCccaaaacacaaagagagagagagagagagagagagggggagagagagaggaacatagATAAAGAGGAgaaaatctgtctgtctgtctgtgtgtctgtgtgtctgtgtgtctgtgtgtctgtgtgtctgtgtgtctgtgtgtctgtgtgtctgtgtgtctgtgtgtctgtgtgtctgtgtgtctgtgtccctctctctggctgtaTGTGATGTGAGACAGGATGGTTCCtaatgtgagacacacacacacacacacacacacacacacacacacacacacacacacaggaaggttcctaatgtgagacacacacacacacacacacacacacacacacacacacaggaaggttcctaatgtgagacacacacacacacacacacacacatgatggttcctaatgtgagacacacacacacacacacacacacacacacacagactgttcccacagacacacacacacacacacacacacacacacacacacggttcctAATGTTCCTAATGTGAGACAGGATGGTTCCtaatgtgagacacacacacacacacacacacacacacacacacacacacacagttcccacagacacacacacagacagacacacacacacacacacacacacacacacacacacacacacaggaaggtgCCTAATGTGAGACAGGACAGTACGTGCTAAAGCTGCCAAAGGATCAAATCAAAAGGAAATATTCAtgcatgtgacagagagagaggtttgtgtGATGGAGACGgaactgtgcgtgtgtttgaggacaagaaaagcgtgtgtgtgtgtgtgtgtgtgtgtgtgtgtgtgtgtgtgtgtgtgtgtgtgtgtgcaccgcaGTGGAAACAGAAAGGCTGAGAGGGCCGATTAGGGGGAAAAGAGCctcatgtgcatgtctgtgggaacagtctgtgtgtgtctgtctgtgtgtgtctgtgtgtgtctgtgtgtgtgtgtgtgtgtgtgtgtgtctgtgtgtgtgtgtgtctgagtgtgtgtgagagagagagagaatgtgtgtgttgtcaacATGTGGGCTTCTCTGGCACGGAGAGAGTAGGTTTGGGTTACAGAACAAGAGGAGATGgtcccacccatacacacacacacacacacacacacacacacacacacacacacacctctttctgtGGTAGGATGTGgtcgtgtggttgtgtgtttgtttgcggtCGTCTCATTTAATTTCACTCACTCTATTGTGTGGGCCGGACCACTAATGAGCTTTCAACTTTCAtcacagcgtgtgtgtctgactccagtcaaagtgtgtgtgtgtgtgtgtgtatgtgtctgcgtgtgtgtgtgtctgactccagtcaaagtgtgtgtgtgtgtgtgtgtgtgtgtgtgtgtcagaacgaGATGACTGAAAGTGCTCCACGCCCAGCACAGCCCTCTCCCCACAGACGTCCAGCCCAGCAGAGGTATGTGTGGAATGGGGAGCGGCTGATTGGACAAGCAGCCGGCGTCAGGCGTGATTGACAGGCCAGTGGCCCAGTAGGGAGAGCTGCCATATGCTGACATAAGGACATAGAGGGACAAAGGACAAGACAGCCATCATAGCATCTGCTCATCATCTCAACTGGTGtactggcatgcacacacacacacacacacacacacactcacccacatcacacacacacacacacacagagacacgcacacacacacacacacacccttcacagacacacacacacgcacacacacacacacacacacacacacacacacacacacacacacacacacacacacacacacacacacacacacacacacacacgtcatgtccaaatatctgaaagattttgcatatacattttcatactAAAATATGTACTACAGATACTATAAataatgcccttcaacatgCAGTCGGTCAT
The sequence above is drawn from the Clupea harengus chromosome 19, Ch_v2.0.2, whole genome shotgun sequence genome and encodes:
- the ripor2 gene encoding rho family-interacting cell polarization regulator 2, whose amino-acid sequence is MARSDLTEEDLEELMQEEAEDVFYDGVSSRFPEIMAAGTHSPGGPNGIIRSQSFAGFSTLQERRSRCNSFMGNSVIQKKAQSKPKKPHLSSKASSSSSREPQPKRVEEVYSALKQGLDEYLEVHQSELDKLTALMKDMKRNSRLGVLYDLDKQIKTIERYMRRLEFHISKVDELYEGFCIQRRLRDGASRMKQAFTSSPSSKSTRESLAEVNRRYKEYTENMSTFEGELENLLGEFHIKMRGLAGFARLCPGDQYEIFMRYGRQRWKLKGRIEANSRQSWDGEEMIFMPLVTDLISIKVTELKGLATHVLVGSVICETKDLFTAMPQVVAVDVNDLGTIKLNLEVTWYPFDVEDLTLSSGNVSKAAALQRRVSVYSQGTPETPTFQDTSFFSTLPDDVFENGGCGVAECKRLSFTFSDTPISNPAPNSSSQSNPEITVTPPETDPPPPLPLEEEEEEKEEEEEKEEESVEAEQQKEEEEEGEEEEEEEEEESSMSASVSVCASEADSEWERGTTSGGHPRSSAPSLCSDSQLSAVGPEDVLFLEQGIPGIPDIPGVPNESSELKPVELDEEEGSLTRQLVRRLTSTDVLPNAGAGALSWAGEGTGAGAALSWAGEGSRAFLESSLEEAIQSLLLRLENIPQRCRELQDLEQEAMRLEDLLKCRLPAQRSRSSSLSLTVESALESFDFLNTSDFDDDDTGDDPSALPRAAIFDMEAERISGAGQHPEARGHLSEALTEDTGVGNSVAGSPLPLTTGNENLDVAIVIHLQYCIHLVQLLSCGGVSVCQRKTLLRKISTQIQLLEDLNDLSTERLGTVSTAVDVLPGLADKPSLLALWSECSGGSGGLFHTTLDRVLTHLQRGFTHTLQDTLPLSPDTVIRLVVSEMVDRSELASPLTGSPSALAQDVLTVFQFHRYALENRVDDMQEHLQQLAAEVVLAETLSSGDGERWLRALEKVCVSALCPRPSTLRALGTHLISEDTHLSTAAIAFLTAAATHTHFRSKAVEWYTLVLSEVGVHTQRAACAALSCLQATESISAVVSLCDSADEDLRHLAIETLLTFGEEGRLAYEQLDTVPREMVRLGTRRGNAVTTAF